The Scatophagus argus isolate fScaArg1 chromosome 20, fScaArg1.pri, whole genome shotgun sequence genome window below encodes:
- the LOC124051908 gene encoding bromodomain-containing protein 3-like isoform X1, with amino-acid sequence MSADAETDPPQLVNPPPPEVTNPNKPGRRTNQLQYMQNVVVRSLWRHQFAWPFYQPVDAVGLGLTQSEDIDTGKWHYTPSQSHLDYHTIITSPMDLGTIKKRLENNYYWSASECMQDFNTMFTNCYIYNKPTDDIVLMALALEKIFLQKVAQMPQKEVEVFPNAGKGKSKKSSTSGGQNGAVTAGALATTPTSHSSLSNTPYSSSSVPKQPSQTSLKKTGLKRKEGAATDLSLGDTTNLSDLSESKKRRNSGRAVNHFGKEIGEQVFPQQECGQDRLSKQLRYCNDILKEMWSKKHAAYAWPFYKPVDAEALQLHDYHDIIKYPMALSTVKKKMDRAEYQDAQGFASDVRLIFSNCYKYNPPHHEVVAQAKKLQAVFEKMFAKMPDEPVDLNLPEDAALAKSAGFGEMNASSSSSFDKSDLAEERATRLAELQVQLKAVHEQLTALSEVPVIKPKKKKEKDKKEDSRQNKDGANSSSRQQSKDWDSDDECLPMTYDEKHQLSLDINRLPGMKLGRVVHIIQTLEPSVCDTNPDEIEIDFEKLKPSTLRKLEQYVKSCLYKKFKNFGKKSSHAASHHADCSSSSGSVTSCSSESSSENSDL; translated from the exons ATGTCAGCAGACGCAGAAACAGATCCTCCACAGCTTGTAaatcctccacctcctgaggTGACCAACCCTAACAAACCAGGCCGAAGGACCAACCAACTGCAGTACATGCAGAATGTAGTGGTCAGATCCCTGTGGCGACACCAGTTCGCCTGGCCTTTTTACCAACCTGTTGATGCAGTCGGTCTTGGATTAACA cagagtgAGGATATAGACACTGGAAAGTGGCATTACACTCCATCTCAATCTCATCTG GATTACCATACAATAATAACCTCTCCCATGGACTTGGGAACCATTAAGAAACGACTGGAGAACAACTACTACTGGAGTGCAAGTGAATGTATGCAAGATTTCAACACAATGTTCACCAACTGCTACATCTATAACAAG CCCACAGATGACATAGTGCTGATGGCCCTGGCCTTGGAAAAGATTTTCTTGCAAAAAGTTGCCCAGATGCCACAGAAGGAAGTGGAGGTTTTTCCTAACGCAGGCAAAGGGAAGAGCAAAAAAAGTAGCACTTCAG GGGGGCAGAATGGAGCTGTGACCGCAGGTGCTTTGGCGACAACGCCCACATCTCATTCCAGCCTCAGCAATACACCCTACAGCTCATCCTCTGTGCCCAAACAGCCATCGCAGACCTCCCTAAAA AAGACAGGGCTGAAACGGAAGGAAGGCGCCGCTACTGATTTGTCCTTAGGAGACACAACCAATTTGAGTGACTTGTCAGAAAGCAAGAAGAGACGAAACTCGGGCCGAGCCGTCAATCACTTCGGGAAGGAAATTGGAGAGCAGGTGTTTCCACAACAAGAATGTGGGCAGGACAGACTGAGCAAACAGCTCAGGTATTGCAACGATATCCTGAAGGAAATGTGGTCGAAGAAACACGCAGCGTACGCCTGGCCTTTCTACAAGCCCGTCGACGCTGAAGCTCTGCAGCTACATGATTACCATGACATCATCAAATACCCCATGGCTCTCAGCACTGTCAAA AAAAAGATGGATCGTGCAGAGTACCAGGATGCACAAGGCTTTGCTTCAGACGTTAGGTTAATTTTTTCCAACTGCTACAAATACAACCCTCCACATCACGAAGTCGTCGCTCAGGCCAAAAAACTTCAG GCTGTATTTGAGAAGATGTTTGCAAAGATGCCAGATGAGCCAGTGGACTTGAATTTGCCAGAGGATGCGGCGTTGGCCAAAAGTGCAGGTTTTGGTGAGATGAAtgccagcagctcctccagctttGACAAATCGGACTTAGCAGAGGAGCGCGCCACGCGGCTTGCTGAGCTGCAAGTGCAG CTTAAAGCTGTCCATGAGCAGCTCACTGCCCTCTCTGAAGTCCCCGTGATTaaaccaaagaagaaaaaagagaaagacaagaaagaggaCAGCAGGCAGAATAAAGACGGTGCAAATTCCAGTTCTAG GCAGCAAAGCAAAGACTGGGATTCCGATGATGAATGCCTACCGATGACGTACGACGAGAAGCACCAGCTGAGCCTGGACATTAACAGGTTACCCGGCATGAAGCTGGGCCGCGTGGTGCACATCATTCAAACATTAGAGCCCTCGGTGTGTGACACCAACCCAGATGAGATCGAGATCGACTTTGAGAAACTGAAGCCGTCCACTCTGCGCAAGCTCGAGCAATACGTGAAGTCTTGTCTCTATAAGAAGTTTAAGAACTTTGGAA AGAAAAGCAGTCATGCTGCGTCTCATCACGCTGACTGCAGCAGTTCTTCAGGTTCTGTCACCAGCTGCTCCAGTGAATCCAGTTCTGAAAACAGTGACTTGTGA
- the LOC124051908 gene encoding bromodomain-containing protein 3-like isoform X2, which yields MSADAETDPPQLVNPPPPEVTNPNKPGRRTNQLQYMQNVVVRSLWRHQFAWPFYQPVDAVGLGLTDYHTIITSPMDLGTIKKRLENNYYWSASECMQDFNTMFTNCYIYNKPTDDIVLMALALEKIFLQKVAQMPQKEVEVFPNAGKGKSKKSSTSGGQNGAVTAGALATTPTSHSSLSNTPYSSSSVPKQPSQTSLKKTGLKRKEGAATDLSLGDTTNLSDLSESKKRRNSGRAVNHFGKEIGEQVFPQQECGQDRLSKQLRYCNDILKEMWSKKHAAYAWPFYKPVDAEALQLHDYHDIIKYPMALSTVKKKMDRAEYQDAQGFASDVRLIFSNCYKYNPPHHEVVAQAKKLQAVFEKMFAKMPDEPVDLNLPEDAALAKSAGFGEMNASSSSSFDKSDLAEERATRLAELQVQLKAVHEQLTALSEVPVIKPKKKKEKDKKEDSRQNKDGANSSSRQQSKDWDSDDECLPMTYDEKHQLSLDINRLPGMKLGRVVHIIQTLEPSVCDTNPDEIEIDFEKLKPSTLRKLEQYVKSCLYKKFKNFGKKSSHAASHHADCSSSSGSVTSCSSESSSENSDL from the exons ATGTCAGCAGACGCAGAAACAGATCCTCCACAGCTTGTAaatcctccacctcctgaggTGACCAACCCTAACAAACCAGGCCGAAGGACCAACCAACTGCAGTACATGCAGAATGTAGTGGTCAGATCCCTGTGGCGACACCAGTTCGCCTGGCCTTTTTACCAACCTGTTGATGCAGTCGGTCTTGGATTAACA GATTACCATACAATAATAACCTCTCCCATGGACTTGGGAACCATTAAGAAACGACTGGAGAACAACTACTACTGGAGTGCAAGTGAATGTATGCAAGATTTCAACACAATGTTCACCAACTGCTACATCTATAACAAG CCCACAGATGACATAGTGCTGATGGCCCTGGCCTTGGAAAAGATTTTCTTGCAAAAAGTTGCCCAGATGCCACAGAAGGAAGTGGAGGTTTTTCCTAACGCAGGCAAAGGGAAGAGCAAAAAAAGTAGCACTTCAG GGGGGCAGAATGGAGCTGTGACCGCAGGTGCTTTGGCGACAACGCCCACATCTCATTCCAGCCTCAGCAATACACCCTACAGCTCATCCTCTGTGCCCAAACAGCCATCGCAGACCTCCCTAAAA AAGACAGGGCTGAAACGGAAGGAAGGCGCCGCTACTGATTTGTCCTTAGGAGACACAACCAATTTGAGTGACTTGTCAGAAAGCAAGAAGAGACGAAACTCGGGCCGAGCCGTCAATCACTTCGGGAAGGAAATTGGAGAGCAGGTGTTTCCACAACAAGAATGTGGGCAGGACAGACTGAGCAAACAGCTCAGGTATTGCAACGATATCCTGAAGGAAATGTGGTCGAAGAAACACGCAGCGTACGCCTGGCCTTTCTACAAGCCCGTCGACGCTGAAGCTCTGCAGCTACATGATTACCATGACATCATCAAATACCCCATGGCTCTCAGCACTGTCAAA AAAAAGATGGATCGTGCAGAGTACCAGGATGCACAAGGCTTTGCTTCAGACGTTAGGTTAATTTTTTCCAACTGCTACAAATACAACCCTCCACATCACGAAGTCGTCGCTCAGGCCAAAAAACTTCAG GCTGTATTTGAGAAGATGTTTGCAAAGATGCCAGATGAGCCAGTGGACTTGAATTTGCCAGAGGATGCGGCGTTGGCCAAAAGTGCAGGTTTTGGTGAGATGAAtgccagcagctcctccagctttGACAAATCGGACTTAGCAGAGGAGCGCGCCACGCGGCTTGCTGAGCTGCAAGTGCAG CTTAAAGCTGTCCATGAGCAGCTCACTGCCCTCTCTGAAGTCCCCGTGATTaaaccaaagaagaaaaaagagaaagacaagaaagaggaCAGCAGGCAGAATAAAGACGGTGCAAATTCCAGTTCTAG GCAGCAAAGCAAAGACTGGGATTCCGATGATGAATGCCTACCGATGACGTACGACGAGAAGCACCAGCTGAGCCTGGACATTAACAGGTTACCCGGCATGAAGCTGGGCCGCGTGGTGCACATCATTCAAACATTAGAGCCCTCGGTGTGTGACACCAACCCAGATGAGATCGAGATCGACTTTGAGAAACTGAAGCCGTCCACTCTGCGCAAGCTCGAGCAATACGTGAAGTCTTGTCTCTATAAGAAGTTTAAGAACTTTGGAA AGAAAAGCAGTCATGCTGCGTCTCATCACGCTGACTGCAGCAGTTCTTCAGGTTCTGTCACCAGCTGCTCCAGTGAATCCAGTTCTGAAAACAGTGACTTGTGA